Proteins from one Romboutsia sp. CE17 genomic window:
- a CDS encoding TVP38/TMEM64 family protein: protein MINISNVKENKRKGLNKTFWITLGTIVVLILAYLFIPQVNSVINKMTSYLVALDMEGLKEYILSFGMWAPIISFLLMILQSVAAPLPAFVITFANAALFGWIKGAILSWSSAMVGAALCFYIAKFLGRNTVENLTSKFALDNIDDFFEKYGKHTILIARLLPFMSFDLVSYAAGLTSMNFTSFFIATGLGQLPATIVYSYVGGMLTGGAKLMVTGLFTLFALSILAYVIKMIWNEKNNKN from the coding sequence TTGATTAATATTAGTAATGTAAAAGAAAATAAAAGAAAGGGTTTAAATAAAACATTTTGGATTACTTTAGGAACTATAGTAGTACTAATTTTAGCTTATTTATTTATTCCTCAAGTAAATAGTGTTATAAATAAAATGACTTCTTATTTAGTAGCTCTTGATATGGAAGGACTAAAAGAATATATTTTATCCTTTGGAATGTGGGCTCCTATAATATCATTTTTACTTATGATACTTCAATCAGTAGCAGCACCATTGCCAGCGTTTGTTATAACTTTTGCCAATGCAGCTTTATTTGGATGGATAAAAGGAGCAATATTATCATGGTCAAGTGCAATGGTAGGGGCAGCACTATGTTTTTACATAGCTAAGTTTTTAGGTAGAAATACAGTAGAGAATCTTACAAGTAAATTTGCTCTTGATAATATAGATGATTTTTTTGAGAAATATGGGAAACATACTATTTTAATAGCAAGACTACTTCCATTTATGTCATTTGATTTAGTAAGTTACGCTGCAGGACTAACATCGATGAACTTTACATCATTTTTCATAGCTACAGGGTTAGGCCAATTACCAGCAACTATAGTTTACTCATATGTTGGCGGTATGTTGACTGGTGGAGCTAAACTAATGGTTACAGGATTATTTACATTGTTTGCTCTTAGTATACTTGCATATGTAATAAAAATGATATGGAATGAAAAAAATAATAAAAATTAG
- a CDS encoding bifunctional folylpolyglutamate synthase/dihydrofolate synthase: protein MNYKESLKYIEDTHKFGIRLGLDSTGKLLELLGNPQENLKVVHVAGTNGKGSVCSFIANILKEEGYKVGLYTSPYLETFTERIRVNGENIPEEDVARIITIIKDKIEIMINEGYSAPTEFEIVTAMAFYYYNEQNMDYVVLEVGLGGRYDSTNVIKTPLVSVVVSISLDHIGVLGDTIGKIAYEKAGIIKENGAAIVYKQVKEAEDVIKQVCKEKNAEYIEVNFNDIEIKKSDIYSQVYNCTVMGEKFDNLEIRLIGEHQINNSIVALNVIKFLRDNKNIKVSNESIEKGLLNTKWPGRIEKIKDKPMFIIDGAHNEDGAKSLAKALEKNFPDKKLTMLIGMLADKDVDSVLKILMPKFNKVITTTPANDRAISCEELKNKISKYIEDVTAIENIEEAVKYTLDNAKEDDVIISAGSLYMIGTVRTLVNEKELVI from the coding sequence ATGAATTATAAAGAATCATTGAAGTACATAGAAGATACACATAAATTTGGTATAAGATTAGGTTTAGACTCTACAGGAAAATTACTAGAACTTTTAGGCAATCCACAAGAAAACTTAAAAGTAGTTCATGTAGCAGGAACAAATGGAAAAGGTTCAGTTTGCTCATTTATAGCAAATATATTAAAAGAAGAAGGTTATAAGGTTGGACTTTATACATCACCATATTTAGAAACTTTTACAGAAAGAATAAGAGTAAATGGAGAAAATATACCTGAAGAAGATGTAGCAAGAATAATAACTATAATAAAAGATAAAATAGAAATAATGATTAATGAAGGTTATTCTGCTCCTACAGAATTTGAAATAGTAACAGCTATGGCATTTTATTATTATAATGAACAAAACATGGATTATGTAGTATTAGAAGTTGGTTTAGGTGGAAGATATGATTCAACAAATGTTATAAAAACTCCATTAGTAAGTGTAGTAGTATCAATAAGCTTAGATCATATAGGAGTACTTGGAGATACAATTGGAAAGATAGCATATGAGAAAGCTGGAATAATAAAAGAAAATGGGGCTGCAATAGTATATAAACAAGTTAAAGAAGCTGAAGATGTTATAAAACAGGTTTGTAAGGAAAAAAATGCAGAATATATAGAAGTAAACTTTAATGATATAGAAATTAAGAAATCTGATATTTATTCACAAGTATATAATTGCACAGTTATGGGAGAGAAATTTGATAACTTAGAAATAAGGTTAATAGGAGAACATCAAATAAATAACTCAATAGTGGCACTAAATGTAATTAAATTTTTGAGAGATAATAAAAATATTAAAGTTAGCAATGAATCTATAGAAAAAGGTCTCTTAAATACTAAGTGGCCAGGTAGAATAGAAAAAATAAAAGATAAACCAATGTTCATCATAGATGGAGCTCATAATGAAGATGGAGCGAAATCTCTAGCTAAAGCTTTAGAAAAGAACTTCCCAGATAAGAAATTAACTATGTTAATTGGAATGTTGGCTGATAAAGATGTAGATAGTGTTTTAAAAATATTAATGCCTAAATTTAACAAAGTAATTACAACGACTCCAGCTAACGATAGAGCAATAAGTTGTGAAGAATTAAAAAATAAAATATCTAAGTATATTGAAGATGTAACTGCAATTGAAAATATAGAAGAGGCAGTAAAATATACTTTAGATAATGCAAAAGAAGATGATGTTATAATTAGTGCTGGTTCATTATATATGATAGGAACAGTTAGAACATTAGTAAACGAAAAAGAATTAGTTATATAA
- a CDS encoding molybdenum cofactor guanylyltransferase has translation MSSIKNMIKQSTAVILVGGKSSRMGYKDKYSLKFKNQRFIDCITEKLDCFENIIISVNQNQDLDNFKYKSFVDEIKEIGPIGGIYTAMNNIENDILFICTCDMPNISKELVYELYSNFDYKYDCIIATINGKIQPLFGIYQKRIKDKVKENIDESNYKIKNLLDKVNTKYIDFSEIYSSQFLNINTIEEYKNYCKIK, from the coding sequence ATGAGTAGTATAAAAAATATGATAAAGCAATCTACAGCCGTTATATTAGTTGGTGGAAAATCAAGTAGAATGGGATATAAAGATAAGTATAGTTTGAAGTTTAAAAATCAGAGGTTTATTGATTGTATAACAGAAAAATTAGATTGCTTTGAAAATATTATAATATCAGTGAACCAAAATCAAGATTTAGATAACTTTAAATATAAAAGCTTTGTAGATGAGATAAAAGAGATTGGACCTATAGGGGGAATATATACGGCTATGAATAATATTGAAAATGACATATTATTTATATGTACTTGTGATATGCCTAATATAAGTAAAGAACTAGTATATGAGCTGTATTCAAATTTTGATTATAAATATGATTGTATAATAGCAACAATAAATGGGAAAATTCAACCTTTATTTGGAATATACCAAAAAAGAATAAAAGATAAAGTAAAAGAAAATATTGATGAATCAAATTATAAAATAAAGAATTTATTAGATAAAGTTAACACTAAGTATATAGATTTTAGTGAAATATATTCTAGCCAATTTTTAAACATAAACACCATAGAAGAGTACAAAAATTATTGTAAAATTAAATAA
- a CDS encoding rhodanese-like domain-containing protein, producing MKLNKRIKVLSVGMLLVLTLSSVVGCSSNNGVSSYSDIDSTKTLELVEENEKTLVIDVRDTDAYAKGHLANAINIPFDEFESKIADLEGYKDQDIILICNTGNKSGKAAKMLVDKGFSKVYNAEDGMEEFDYKTVKYNNVTGSEFEKLVEENKDAVILDVRDAKDYDKSHIENAINIPIDEFESRINELKDYKDKEILIYCSVGRRSAQAAGILENNGYNNVSNSVDGVKEYEFKLVK from the coding sequence ATGAAATTAAACAAAAGAATAAAAGTTTTATCAGTAGGGATGTTATTAGTATTAACACTAAGTAGTGTTGTTGGATGCTCATCTAATAATGGAGTTTCATCTTATAGTGATATAGACTCAACTAAAACATTAGAGTTAGTTGAAGAAAATGAAAAAACATTAGTTATAGATGTTAGAGATACAGATGCATATGCAAAAGGACATTTAGCTAATGCTATAAATATACCATTCGATGAATTTGAGAGTAAAATAGCTGATTTAGAGGGGTATAAAGACCAAGATATAATATTAATATGTAACACTGGAAATAAAAGTGGTAAAGCAGCTAAAATGTTAGTAGATAAAGGTTTTAGTAAGGTATATAATGCAGAAGATGGAATGGAAGAGTTTGATTATAAAACAGTTAAATACAACAATGTAACAGGTAGTGAATTTGAAAAATTAGTAGAAGAAAATAAAGATGCAGTTATATTAGATGTTAGAGATGCTAAAGATTATGATAAGAGTCATATAGAAAATGCTATAAATATACCAATAGATGAATTTGAATCAAGAATTAATGAGCTTAAAGACTATAAAGATAAAGAAATTTTAATTTATTGTTCAGTAGGAAGAAGAAGTGCTCAAGCTGCAGGAATATTAGAAAATAATGGGTATAATAATGTTTCTAATTCAGTAGATGGAGTAAAAGAATATGAATTTAAATTAGTTAAATAA
- a CDS encoding valine--tRNA ligase, with product MENTNLSKTYNPKDFESRLYSEWVEKGYFKSSPNPNKKPFTIVLPPPNITGQLHMGHALDHTLQDILIRWKRMDGYETLWQPGTDHASIATEVKVVERIKEQEGKSKYDLGREEFLKRAMDWRNEFGRKIVDQMKQLGDSCDWDRERFTMDEGCNEAVTEFFVKLYEKGQIYRGNRIINWCPDCKTTLSDAEVEHEEHDGKFYHIKYPIAGSDEFLEIATTRPETMLGDTGIAVNPEDERYKHLVGKHAILPLVGRELIIVADDYVDLEFGTGAVKMTPAHDPNDYEVGKRHNLEQINVMNEDGTMNSLAGKYEGMDRYECRKQLIADLDEAGYLIAIKDHNHNVGSCYRCHTVIEPRLSDQWFVKMDELAKPAIDILKKQELKFVPDKFDKTYLQWLENIRDWCISRQLWWGHQIPAYYCQDCGEVIVAKSMPEACKCGCTNLKQDEDVLDTWFSSALWPFSTLGWPHNTEELNYYYPTNVLVTGYDIIFFWVVRMAFAGMFCMNEKPFEHVLIHGLVRDSQGRKMSKSLGNGIDPLEVIDQYGADALRFMLATGNSPGNDMRFYMERVEAARNFANKLWNASRFVFMNIDAEIMEGVTRESVESNLTLADKWIISRANNVVKEVTDNMDKFDLGIAAQKIYDFAWSEYCDWYIEIVKPRLYSEDKEAKQAALYTLTYVLEKILKLLHPYMPFITEEIYTHLPTVEGSIVIAQFPHYTEADNMAKEEEMMSLTMDGIRNIRNVRAEMNVPPSKKAKVIIVPTEEKKEAMEAGKDYFVTLASASEVEIVADETNIPEDAVSVVIDGVKIFIPLDELVDFAKEIERLNKEKAKLESEIKRVNGKLSNEGFVSKAPQSLIDAEKAKKEKFEEMMKSVLERLENLESKMK from the coding sequence ATGGAAAATACTAATTTATCAAAAACGTATAATCCAAAAGACTTTGAATCAAGACTATATTCAGAGTGGGTAGAAAAAGGATATTTTAAATCTAGCCCAAACCCAAATAAAAAGCCATTTACAATAGTGCTTCCGCCGCCTAATATAACTGGGCAACTACATATGGGACATGCTCTTGATCATACATTACAAGATATACTTATAAGATGGAAACGTATGGACGGATATGAGACTTTATGGCAACCAGGAACTGATCATGCTTCTATAGCAACAGAAGTTAAGGTTGTTGAAAGAATAAAAGAGCAAGAAGGAAAATCTAAGTACGATTTAGGAAGAGAAGAATTCTTAAAGAGAGCTATGGATTGGAGAAACGAATTTGGTAGAAAAATAGTAGACCAAATGAAGCAATTAGGAGATTCTTGTGACTGGGACAGAGAAAGATTTACAATGGATGAAGGATGTAACGAAGCTGTTACTGAGTTCTTTGTGAAACTTTATGAAAAAGGTCAAATATATAGAGGAAATAGAATAATAAACTGGTGCCCAGATTGTAAAACAACTTTATCTGATGCTGAGGTTGAACATGAAGAACATGATGGTAAATTCTATCATATAAAATACCCAATAGCAGGTAGTGATGAATTCTTAGAAATAGCTACAACTAGACCTGAAACAATGTTAGGAGATACAGGTATAGCTGTAAATCCAGAAGATGAAAGATACAAGCATTTAGTAGGAAAGCATGCAATACTTCCATTAGTAGGAAGAGAACTTATAATAGTTGCTGATGATTATGTTGATTTAGAGTTCGGTACAGGTGCAGTTAAAATGACTCCTGCTCATGATCCTAACGACTACGAAGTAGGTAAGAGACATAATCTAGAGCAAATAAACGTAATGAATGAAGATGGAACAATGAACAGCTTAGCTGGTAAATACGAAGGTATGGACAGATATGAGTGTAGAAAACAACTTATAGCTGATTTAGATGAAGCTGGATACTTAATAGCTATAAAAGATCATAACCACAATGTAGGTTCTTGTTACAGATGTCATACAGTAATAGAGCCAAGATTATCAGATCAATGGTTTGTTAAGATGGATGAACTTGCAAAACCTGCGATAGATATACTTAAGAAACAAGAATTAAAATTCGTACCAGATAAGTTTGATAAAACTTACTTACAATGGTTAGAAAATATAAGAGACTGGTGTATATCAAGACAGTTATGGTGGGGTCACCAAATACCAGCTTATTACTGCCAAGACTGTGGTGAAGTAATAGTTGCTAAGTCTATGCCAGAAGCTTGTAAGTGTGGATGCACTAATTTAAAACAAGATGAAGATGTACTAGATACTTGGTTCTCTTCAGCATTATGGCCTTTCTCAACATTAGGTTGGCCACATAACACAGAAGAATTAAATTACTATTATCCAACTAATGTACTTGTTACAGGATACGATATAATATTCTTCTGGGTAGTAAGAATGGCATTTGCAGGAATGTTCTGTATGAATGAAAAACCATTTGAACATGTATTAATACACGGACTTGTAAGAGATTCTCAAGGTAGAAAAATGAGTAAGTCTTTAGGAAATGGTATAGATCCGTTAGAAGTAATCGACCAATATGGTGCTGATGCTCTAAGATTCATGTTAGCAACAGGAAATTCCCCAGGAAATGATATGAGATTCTACATGGAAAGAGTAGAAGCTGCAAGAAACTTTGCTAATAAATTATGGAATGCGTCAAGATTTGTATTCATGAATATAGATGCAGAAATAATGGAAGGTGTAACTAGAGAGTCTGTAGAATCTAACTTAACTTTAGCTGATAAGTGGATAATATCAAGAGCAAATAATGTTGTTAAAGAAGTTACTGATAACATGGACAAGTTTGACCTTGGTATAGCTGCTCAAAAGATATATGATTTTGCATGGTCAGAATACTGTGACTGGTATATAGAAATAGTTAAACCAAGATTATATAGTGAAGATAAAGAAGCTAAGCAAGCTGCTTTATACACATTAACTTATGTATTAGAAAAAATATTAAAATTATTACATCCATACATGCCATTTATAACAGAAGAAATATATACTCATCTACCAACAGTAGAAGGAAGTATAGTTATAGCTCAATTCCCTCACTACACTGAAGCTGACAATATGGCTAAAGAAGAAGAAATGATGAGCTTAACAATGGATGGAATAAGAAACATAAGAAATGTAAGAGCTGAAATGAACGTTCCACCATCAAAGAAAGCTAAGGTAATAATAGTCCCAACAGAAGAAAAGAAAGAAGCAATGGAAGCTGGTAAAGATTACTTCGTAACATTAGCATCTGCATCTGAAGTTGAAATAGTAGCTGATGAAACTAATATACCAGAAGACGCTGTAAGTGTTGTTATAGATGGTGTTAAAATATTTATACCACTTGATGAATTAGTTGACTTCGCAAAGGAAATCGAAAGATTAAACAAAGAAAAAGCTAAGTTAGAAAGCGAAATAAAGAGAGTTAACGGAAAACTTTCTAATGAAGGATTTGTTTCTAAAGCTCCTCAAAGCTTAATAGATGCTGAAAAAGCTAAGAAAGAAAAGTTTGAAGAGATGATGAAATCAGTATTAGAAAGATTAGAAAATCTTGAATCAAAGATGAAATAG